Proteins encoded by one window of Bufo gargarizans isolate SCDJY-AF-19 unplaced genomic scaffold, ASM1485885v1 fragScaff_scaffold_576_pilon, whole genome shotgun sequence:
- the LOC122922621 gene encoding 60S ribosomal protein L7a-like → MFPQPKVKKAKGKKVAPAPAVVKKAEVKKVVNPLFEKRPKNFGIGQDIQPKRDLTRFVKWPRYIRLQRQRSILYKRLKVPPAINQFTQALDRQTATQLFKLAHKYRPETKQEKKKRLLARAEQKAAGKGDVPTKRPPVIRSGVNTVTTLVENKKAQLVVIAHDVDPIELVVFLPALCRKMGVPYCIVKGKARLGRLVHRKTCTSIAFTQVNPEDKGALSKLVEAVKTNYNDRHDEIRRHWGGGILGPKSVARIAKLEKAKAKELATKLG, encoded by the exons ATGTTTCCACAGCCTAAAGTAAAGAAGGCGAAGGGGAAGAAGGTGGCTCCGGCCCCTGCCGTCGTAAAGAAGGCTGAGGTGAAGAAAGTGGTGAACCCGCTGTTTGAAAAGAGGCCAAAGAACTTTGGCATTG GGCAGGACATACAACCCAAGAGGGATCTTACCCGCTTTGTTAAATGGCCACGCTACATCCGACTTCAGCGCCAGAGATCCATCCTGTACAAACGACTCAAGGTGCCTCCAGCAATCAACCAGTTCACCCAGGCTCTGGACCGGCAGACGG CCACCCAGCTCTTCAAACTGGCCCACAAATATCGCCCAGAGACCAAgcaagagaaaaagaaaaggctGCTGGCCCGGGCTGAGCAGAAGGCTGCAGGCAAAGGAGACGTCCCAACAAAGAGACCCCCGGTCATCAGATCAG GTGTGAACACAGTGACCACCCTGGTGGAGAACAAGAAGGCCCAGCTAGTTGTCATTGCCCATGATGTGGATCCTATTGAG CTGGTTGTGTTCCTGCCTGCTCTGTGCCGCAAGATGGGTGTTCCATACTGCATCGTCAAGGGCAAGGCCAGACTGGGCCGCCTTGTCCATAGGAAGACCTGCACCAGCATTGCTTTCACACAAGTAAACCC GGAGGATAAGGGAGCTCTCTCCAAACTGGTGGAGGCCGTGAAGACCAACTACAATGACAGACACGATGAG ATCCGTCGTCACTGGGGAGGAGGGATCTTGGGCCCAAAATCTGTGGCCAGAATCGCCAAGCTTGAAAAGGCAAAGGCCAAGGAACTGGCCACAAAACTGGGTTAA
- the LOC122922622 gene encoding 60S ribosomal protein L7a, which yields MPKVKKAKGKKVAPAPAVVKKAEVKKVVNPLFEKRPKNFGIGQDIQPKRDLTRFVKWPRYIRLQRQRSILYKRLKVPPAINQFTQALDRQTATQLFKLAHKYRPETKQEKKKRLLARAEQKAAGKGDVPTKRPPVIRSGVNTVTTLVENKKAQLVVIAHDVDPIELVVFLPALCRKMGVPYCIVKGKARLGRLVHRKTCTSIAFTQVNPEDKGALSKLVEAVKTNYNDRHDEIRRHWGGGILGPKSVARIAKLEKAKAKELATKLG from the exons ATG CCTAAAGTAAAGAAGGCGAAGGGGAAGAAGGTGGCTCCGGCCCCTGCCGTCGTAAAGAAGGCTGAGGTGAAGAAAGTGGTGAACCCGCTGTTTGAAAAGAGGCCAAAGAACTTTGGCATTG GGCAGGACATACAACCCAAGAGGGATCTTACCCGCTTTGTTAAATGGCCACGCTACATCCGACTTCAGCGCCAGAGATCCATCCTGTACAAACGACTCAAGGTGCCTCCAGCAATCAACCAGTTCACCCAGGCTCTGGACCGGCAGACGG CCACCCAGCTCTTCAAACTGGCCCACAAATATCGCCCAGAGACCAAgcaagagaaaaagaaaaggctGCTGGCCCGGGCTGAGCAGAAGGCTGCAGGCAAAGGAGACGTCCCAACAAAGAGACCCCCGGTCATCAGATCAG GTGTGAACACAGTGACCACCCTGGTGGAGAACAAGAAGGCCCAGCTGGTTGTCATTGCCCATGATGTGGATCCTATTGAG CTGGTTGTGTTCCTGCCTGCTCTGTGCCGCAAGATGGGTGTTCCATACTGCATCGTCAAGGGCAAGGCCAGACTGGGCCGCCTTGTCCATAGGAAGACCTGCACCAGCATTGCTTTCACACAAGTAAACCC GGAGGATAAGGGAGCTCTCTCCAAACTGGTGGAGGCCGTGAAGACCAACTACAATGACAGACACGATGAG ATCCGTCGTCACTGGGGAGGAGGGATCTTGGGCCCAAAATCTGTGGCCAGAATCGCCAAGCTTGAAAAGGCAAAGGCCAAGGAACTGGCCACAAAACTGGGTTAA